The following proteins are encoded in a genomic region of Ornithodoros turicata isolate Travis chromosome 6, ASM3712646v1, whole genome shotgun sequence:
- the LOC135398716 gene encoding uncharacterized protein LOC135398716 yields the protein MSQLDQMRAQFQERHNMRSGLPRPTKSSIPAPTSRLPTVAASRGGSDVRDGPLNGISATHITSKNHGDPVAANKIAVRNGISHTGSAKLNGHTKAPASVAPPQPRAGGGGVLTTMTTAQLRNLAISRQTNGSAANTGVPSNKVAPRAVASNITKPAYRKPLAPAQRKPVEPAVRTKAPEPAKKITAITPSQPPASSVRKPVSASKPSTLTSRSAPVPRTTSAKGTDQKGASKAVLPAERPLGPNQERCDICGRGFDKDRIEKHRGICKKAASKKVKVFDATKMRTKGTEVEAYVKRGLHKKQVPVKKSNWRAQHEEFIATVRQAKQVQEHLAAGGKLSDLPPPPPSSNPDYVPCPHCGRKFNESAAERHIPRCKEMSTRKPASAAASRKPSGYR from the exons ATGTCTCAACTGGATCAAATGAGAGCGCAGTTTCAAGAACGGCACAACATGAGGAGTGGCTTGCCGAGGCCAACAAAGAGCAGTATACCGGCTCCTACTTCGAGGCTCCCTACTGTAGCTGCTTCGCGAGGGGGAAGCGATGTTCGTGACGGCCCCCTAAATGGGATTTCAGCGACGCATATTACATCGAAGAACCATG GTGATCCAGTAGCCGCCAACAAGATTGCTGTCAGAAATGGCATTTCACATACTGGATCTGCAAAGCTCAACGGACACACGAAGGCACCAGCATCAGTGGCGCCACCACAACCTCGAGCTGGGGGAGGAGGAGTGCTCACAACGATGACGACTGCTCAACTGAGGAATCTGGCAATCTCACGCCAGACCAATGGGAGTGCTGCAAACACG GGTGTGCCTTCAAATAAGGTGGCTCCAAGGGCAGTCGCATCAAACATTACAAAGCCTGCGTACAGGAAGCCTCTTGCCCCAGCACAGAGGAAACCAGTGGAACCTGCAGTGAGAACCAAAGCGCCCGAACCAGCGAAAAAG ATTACAGCGATTACACCTTCCCAGCCCCCAGCCTCATCTGTGCGAAAGCCTGTTTCTGCTTCCAAG CCTTCAACTTTGACTTCGAGAAGCGCGCCCGTCCCCAGGACCACATCCGCGAAAGGAACCGACCAGAAGGGGGCCTCAAAAGCGGTTCTTCCAGCGGAACGACCGCTGGGTCCCAACCAGGAGAGGTGCGACATCTGCGGCCGCGGTTTCGACAAAGACCGCATCGAGAAACACAGGGGAATCTGCAAGAAGGCTGCCTCCAAGAAGGTGAAGGTGTTCGACGCGACCAAGATGAGGACGAAGGGAACGGAGGTGGAAGCCTACGTCAAGCGTGGTCTCCACAAGAAGCAAGTTCCC GTGAAGAAATCCAACTGGCGAGCGCAACACGAAGAGTTCATCGCCACTGTGCGTCAGGCCAAGCAGGTCCAGGAACACCTGGCAGCCGGAGGGAAGCTGTCCGACCTGCCTCCGCCTCCGCCGTCATCCAACCCGGACTACGTGCCCTGCCCCCACTGCGGTCGCAAGTTTAACGAATCCGCGGCAGAGAGGCACATTCCCCGTTGCAAGGAGATGTCCACGCGTAAACCTGCATCTGCTGCCGCCTCTCGAAA GCCAAGCGGCTACAGGTAA